The Mercurialis annua linkage group LG7, ddMerAnnu1.2, whole genome shotgun sequence genome includes the window aatcgctaaaaaggttaagtgtttggatttgtttcgtaacatttgtaaacatttggcttagattgctaaaaaggttaaacgctcggatatatttcgtaacgtttgtaaacgtttcgcttaaatcgctaaaaaggtgaaacgcttggatttgtttcgaaatgtttgtaaacgtttggcttaaatatctataaagggaaaacgtttggatttgttacatagcgtttgtaaacgtttgacttaaatccccaaaacggtgaaatgtttggttttgtttcgtaacttttataaacgtttggcttaaatcgcgaaaaatgtgaaacgtttggttaaagcacattttgcgacggaaactTCTGTCCGTCGCAAAAAGTTTGCCCTAATAAAAAATCGATCAGAACTTCACCCATTTCtccaatttttcataaaaaaagaaaactGCTCGCCGACTCCCTCTTCACCCGTTCTCTGTCGCCACCACGCCGCCGACCGTTCCCTCCTCGCTACCACAGCGCCGTTCCCTCCTTGCCGCGCCATCCTCTCCGTCATTTCATGCTCGCCCCGCCTCTTCTCCGATTTCTTCCATTTTCCGGCGGCATCCTCCCCTTTCTCCGGCGTcgattaactaattaatttaggtttaattaggttaatttatgttaaatttgattatgttagtttaaattaggttagtttagattaaattatagtatattttatatttaattttctgttttaatattatttaataatttatttatttttctatttttaaattattttataattaggttaatttaatGCAAATTATGTTCAATTcatttttagtattattaaactattaagttaattgttatattaaaatttaagaaaattaggttaaaaaatgtttaagttattttagtttaagggttaattttgtgttttatgttaatatggttaattttatgttttaaaaattatattagaattaagttgaattgttataataaaatatattaagtttaataaaatagtgttgtttttaaaaaggttgtttaatatttaaattagattaaaattgttTGCTAGATATTTCtaggtttaattgtttaattagtttaataaagttgcgtgttaatatttttattattattggttgattaaattaggttaatttgaggattatattataaattttttaattgataacaatttattagtttgttgtttaatttaattagttaattggattagataataatttaagccaattaatTACTCTTTCAATTATTTGCGATAAACTTGGTGGTTTTGTGTATTGttatttgcttgcaggacttccctgaaaaatgggtgatgctcatttttagtgGAAGTGCTGCCAAtttattattagaattttttttattaatacatGTGTTTTTTTATAGCCCTTGATAGCCCGCGCACCGTGGTTCCGATTGATccggacgtttcaccttctctTTGCGGTTCTGCCTTTCAACAAGTAGGTTTTATtgcttattttgatttattttagttggAATAGATTTTATTTGCAACATTCAACCTAAAAAAACCCCGATTTTATTctcaccgaataaaatcgtaaacctagccgtagagttcccgtcccgtgtgttcaagagattgaacgacacggaattatacagtttgtacagttcgcaaaacttgtgcttccgtaactcgatcacgaaaaaacatatatgtctagtagcggtagaaaaatatttggttgttttccagcgtttgttctccgggtggatgtttAGTATAAGTTTtctaacgcttattcctcggggaatatataattagcgttacaacgcatatactaaatatcgcactgaGGGAGAACGACGctggaaggctgccgaatatttttctccgttgctaggcatatatcatggccgagttaaggggcgccttttttgcgaatgggatagggtcctaccttttcagcagtcaattacattgactttgcctATCTCGAGTGAAAACCCCATCTCTAATTATCCGCGCTACAGAAATGGAGACAGATCGCAGTTTGATGTACAGGAGCCACACAAACGGGTTGCTAACCACATGGTACAAGGAGCATGTGAAGGAGTTTGTCCGGTTTGCATTACGGCATCCGGCTTGTATGAGTGGAGTACAGATAAAATGCCCCTGCCCTAAGAGAGGTTGTCGAAATACAAGCTATCGGGATGTCGATGAGGTGGAATTCCATCTATTGAAGAATGGGTTTGTGAAAGGTTATCAAGTATGGGTTTTTCATGGCGAGGGGAGCGTTTTGAGTCCCCCTCCCCTTGCACAGTTACCAGAGAAGGATGTTGAGTTCGACTACGAAAATGAGGGGCCAGGTGAGTTCAGTTCCGCTCAAAGAATGATTCTTTATGCTGCCGGTCCAGAAATAACATTTTCTGAAGATGAACTAAAGAATGATGAAGCTCAgaaattttatgatatgatgcgtgcggctgAAGAAGACATATGGCCTGAGAATAGTAGACACTCTCCATTTTCTGCATCTGCTAATGTGATGGAGATCAAGTGTCGACATAAGGGTTCAGTAGCTTTAGTAGATGACGTCTGCAGATTGATACAAGAGCTGCTCCCGgaggacaacaagatgccaacgaattttgctaaaattaagaAGCTGGTCAAAGGTTTGGGGTTGCCGGTTGAGGTTATTGACTATTGTTTCTATAACTGTATGATTTGTTGGGGGGAGGACGAGGGTTTAACGCATTGCAAAGTTTGTAATTATGTGCGGTGGAAACCTGTGACCCATGGAAAATCCGCAAAAAGAAAGGCTAACGTGCCATATAGTAAAATGTTCTATTTTCCAATAACTCCGAGGCtacagaggttgtacgcttcgaAAGCCACTGCCCGGCATATGATGTGGCACGCAGACCACGAGATGGATGGTGATAAGATGTGCCACCCGTCCGACTCTCCGGCTTGGAAACGTTTTAGTGAGCTGCATTCTGAGTTTGCCGATGAAGGGAGAAATATCAGATTAGGCTTATGCTCCGATGGGTTTCAGCCATTTACCAATTTTGGGCAGCAGTATTCCTCGTGGCCGGTCATTTTGACGCCGTACAATCTCCCCccaggcatgtgcatgaaggatgagtttatgtttttaacggTTTTGGTACCGGGGCCTAAAAACCCGAAACACCTAATGGATATCTTCCTACAACCGCTAATTGCAGAGTTGAACCAACTGTGGGAATGTGGAGTCCAAACTTATGACGTTCATAAGCGTCAGAATTTCCAACTAAAAGCGGCTCTTATgtggacaataaatgactttccTGCTTATTCTATGTTGTTTGGCTGGAGCACTGCTGGTAGAAAAGCATGTTTTTGATCGTCATCACAAGTTTTTGCCTTCGAATCACCGATTCCGTCGAAATGTTACTGATTTCGAAAGGGGAAACGAGAGAGCAAAAGGTTTACAGGGGTAAGAACCGGAGATGAACTGTTAGCAGAGATTGATCGACTGGGGTTTAAGAGGGCATTTGAGCCTGGTGCGAAAGTTACTAATGCATTACTGTCAAAAGATGATGggtggaataaaaaaagtatccTTTGGGATTTGCGTTATTGGAGAACGAATATAAttcgtcacaatctcgatgtcatgcatattgagaaaaatgtcTTCGATAACATTTTCAATACCGTTCTCAATGTCcccgggaaaacaaaagaccatgcaaaatctcGTGAAGAGTTGAACAACATCTGTGATCGGCCACGGTTAGCTAAAGATCCGGCAACTGGGAGATTTCCAAAGGCAATGTATGCTTTGGATAGggatttgtcacgacccaatttcatggatcgcgaccggcgctagggtatgggtatggtcgtaccaaaacccgtagcaagcctcgcgaaaaacaatcaaacatatatacCTGCAgaaacactgctcgggggcaaccgagactccaacctaagtctagcaatttatatcacagttctaatataaacaacttaaatatctgaaatactTAGCTGAACCGAGTCTCAACAGCATGCTTTATATATAACGAGATAAATCCAGAGTATACATACCAAaggtaataataaaataatcggaccaatccgacaattcAGAGTacaataatcaaaacaaatactagttctactgcggtctaagagtttaaaacaatagactagttttattaacaaaaaaaaacctcCAAGAATCAAAAATTGGAGATGACCAAGCTTTTAAATCATgaacctggaaaaattgggaaaacaacggggtcagatatactgagatgagttcgcaatactatttacatttattaagtttaaaacccttaaatcaaaaccttttatactaatatagtatgattatggaaatacagtattgaaatgatcccagcgtgagtatgacatatcataccgaaaaataaacccagagtggacgggaacaaatcctcgtcaaattatataccagcgtaagcaagactttagtctgccgattcccagagtacttaccggtgcacacagtctcgatacaagcctatcgagtagctcgttccaatccagatccataatcgcttaaaacagtttaaaagcatttataatactaaaataaaatgcggtacttaataaagcggtaaatagcactacaaactcactgcttgcttatccacgtgaatcttggcaaacagctaatccTGTGTAGACTCCGaaacacgagcagtcgacgggtctaaaacaatatataagttaaaatccattcatccctaactctaagaatactagacaccacataggactagcacaataccaagtctcgCACAAGCATAACTAAAACACAATGgacaattaattacataatgacccgagtTAAAATACGAACAACAATGAGTAAGCacaataatcaaataattataagtcaataataagccaagtctattgagttcctgCTTTGAAAtccgtttcagaaaatattacttaaatactattaataacttaaatcaattccacaaatagtgggttagccgaattactaataactaccaaactacctcacatgtcgggtgacccaagtctaacccgacccaaaatattttgtcaaaaatctaaaccagagtttataatttccaaagataactttgataaaataaatatatttatatacaattataaaccatagtttataattatagaatcaactttgataaaataataatcaaaatttaaaacggaactcaataacttataactcaagtaaccattagttaccgtcaaaacttaactaaaataagttaagagaataattaaaagctaaattataatttaaccaaattggcacgtcaagccaatatttaaaataactaataattatccatgtaattatataattatgagttataaaataattatcgttttcaaattACAATTATCAAGACAATTGAAATTCTAATCGAAtcaacattattttttatttataaaataatattaacaaaTAGCAATTTAGAGATCAAAACGATAATTGAAGGTCCGGTTTCATATTggtaaaataacaataaaaaaatatatttgattaaaaccaaaccaaaaaaataataataataaaacaagtgGCCCAATCAAATATCATAAAACAAGAAATGGCCCCaaacaatttgaatttttaatactGCCGCCTAAAACCAacttaagaaattaaaagaaaattataaaaaaaaaattaaataaagataaaCAAGCCCAATAAATGAAAATGGTCACAGTGCCTCTTTATCGAACCAAATTGTCAAAACCCATGGGAAATTCCTACTAACAttacaattcaattttttaattcttcaaGTGATACAACTTAGTTTGTCAATTGAGAATCACTAACAGAGGACCAATAATGATATCAAGTCACAAAATTCTGATTTCACAAAACTTATTACTGTGAATTatcaaatgaaatgaaaaatacCATTAGCCGTAAGCATGGCGGAGGAAGTAGCCATGAACCGATCTCACAACCATCGTGAAACGTGATCATTCGAAGAAACACGCAAACAGTAATGAACAAGCTCATaactcattaaaaaaaatcttagttTATCACTGTTTTAAGAACAATCAATTATTCAGAACCCAAATCATGAAATGCCATCAATTAACTAAAGGATTTCAACGATGAATCCGAATCGCACAAACAAGAACAACGGAGCTGATCTCAACCTGATTTAAAATTCTATTAACAAGCAATATCACATGTGATTAAAACCCTAGGAATCACATAACAACATCAGTAATTAAGAACCACAATCGGCAGCAACAAACATAAGTAACACAGCCAaggataataaaaataaacgaTGAAATGACGGCGGCTCAAACGGAGAGATTTACGTACCAATTTCGATTTCGAAGCTTTGGGATTGAAGAGGGATAAGTCTGAGATAAGACGGTTCTCCAATCGATGCTAAAATGGAGAGGAACTAGTCAAAGAACCGAAGTGTCGATTATAACCAAAACTTAAATCTAAAGCTTACCAAATTTCAGAGTTAAAGAAGATAACTTTGACGAATGAATTCAgtgcattttttatttatgatgaatgacggctagggtttgtcgTTTTTTTTAGGGGAATAACTAAGGTGAGAGACGACTTTAAATAGGAGAGCaaaaatgattataaatatGGTAAGAACACAGTCACAGGGTGTAGAATAAAAGGATTATATTGGAATAACAAAAGCCAAATAAAATGTTGAGACAAGTTGGTCTCACGTGAAAAGAAAAATGCATGGCCCATCATGAAACATtgcaaagaagaagaaaaaatattcTCGGGCCAACCAAAATGGGCCCTACTGATTTAATTAAACCCAAGATCAAAACGAATAATTTACTCAATCCACGAACTGAACCACGAATCCGCAAACGACTCCAATTATTATCAGAACCTcacgaaaaaaattaatattttttttacgggatattacattctccccaacttattaaaaattcgtcctcgaatttaccacaaagCCAAGTAATAAAACTCAATTACAATACGTAAAACTCACACATAACTCAAAATACGAAGTAATGCATTCTCGACGGAACGAAAGAAAGTATACGCATCACAATTTCTGATTTCCAAAATTACTCACGACCGAGGGACAACTCAAcggataacaaaataaaaaccgcTTAATTCCGCCTAAGTAAAAACATCACtgcaattttaaaagtttaaacaaaACTCCTACCCAATGGTAATCTTATCATAAATAAGACTGAGAAGAGTTAAAGCGAAGCAAACCATAATAACCGAAAACACGTTAAAAATTTTACGGACAtcctccccaacttattaaaatagGACTTCGAAGATAAAATTGGATCGAAAATTCGAATGATCACCACATGCATACGCGAAAAATTCTTAGTTCAACAATCTGGTATCTCAAACGACTCTCCTAACACCACatgtgaaatatttaaaaatttatttttcagtcAGAAATAATCAATACGCTATACGAGGAAAAGTTTCAAAATACCCAGATGGAGTCTCCAAGACTACCCAGTAACACCATAAGTGTAGGAACAATcccaaaataaatcgaaatcttaataagccaaactccaatgctacaaCTAAAACATACTGACACTCTCACTGAAATTAATCTTACATCACTCAACTCCTACGCACTACAAAACTTATGGTGGTCAAAATACCAATTACCTCAAATGAGAAAGCTTATCCGCAATTTAAAATGTTGTCCTGTTTATAATTCCTCTTACAAATAACGGCTTAAAACTAAACACCACTACAATCGTCTTGGTTCAACTAACTAATATCAGTTCAAAAATTTCATCAACCTCGAGAACTAAGACATAAGAAAACACACCAATTTCTAAGGGATATATAGCTGAATATTGCTTAtgcttaaattaaatttttttagaaaaacgcTTCCCgcaaacacaaatatataataacgcaatccactttcaatttgaaatcactGGCAcctacattttattttatttttcactttcaaCCGAAAACAATTAACCTGTGGAAAAAATCCCTTTATTCGTAAACGTACCAACAAAATAAACtctctcattttttattttttattttaaaattataatcgaatttactttcaaaataaattgacaatttttataaaatctttcgttaaaaaaaaaatcttaaaatttacttttaaatcaAACTGATAAAATTACATCATTTttcctaaaaataaattttgcaaaTGAGAATCCCTCTGTTTACGAAATAGTTTCCATACcg containing:
- the LOC126656931 gene encoding uncharacterized protein LOC126656931, translating into METDRSLMYRSHTNGLLTTWYKEHVKEFVRFALRHPACMSGVQIKCPCPKRGCRNTSYRDVDEVEFHLLKNGFVKGYQVWVFHGEGSVLSPPPLAQLPEKDVEFDYENEGPGEFSSAQRMILYAAGPEITFSEDELKNDEAQKFYDMMRAAEEDIWPENSRHSPFSASANVMEIKCRHKGSVALVDDVCRLIQELLPEDNKMPTNFAKIKKLVKGLGLPVEVIDYCFYNCMICWGEDEGLTHCKVCNYVRWKPVTHGKSAKRKANVPYSKMFYFPITPRLQRLYASKATARHMMWHADHEMDGDKMCHPSDSPAWKRFSELHSEFADEGRNIRLGLCSDGFQPFTNFGQQYSSWPVILTPYNLPPGMCMKDEFMFLTVLVPGPKNPKHLMDIFLQPLIAELNQLWECGVQTYDVHKRQNFQLKAALMWTINDFPAYSMLFGWSTAGVRTGDELLAEIDRLGFKRAFEPGAKVTNALLSKDDGWNKKSILWDLRYWRTNIIRHNLDVMHIEKNVFDNIFNTVLNVPGKTKDHAKSREELNNICDRPRLAKDPATGRFPKAI